The following proteins are co-located in the Camelina sativa cultivar DH55 chromosome 12, Cs, whole genome shotgun sequence genome:
- the LOC104731054 gene encoding uncharacterized protein LOC104731054 — MATKQTLKSRLQKGEKLHGHFLLSFSPELAEIAARAGFDFIIVDLEHGAGGIRDALHCIRAIEAAGCSTVLRVPDISQAWAKKALDLGSDGIMFPMVETGRSAAEAVSFCKYRPDGVRGCAYSVVRDSNFGFNEGYLGNYSDKLFIMCQIESEEGVKNVNEIVAVDGMDCVMMGPRDLSASLGILNDPGNPKLKSVMKEAETAVLASDPANGGAYLAGMATAQDKALDLKARGYHVVLGSTDVSLYKKAVVDEVNAFKA, encoded by the exons ATGGCGACCAAACAAACCTTGAAGTCACGTCTCCAAAAAGGTGAGAAGCTGCATGGACACTTTCTCCTCTCCTTCTCACCAGAGCTAGCCGAGATCGCCGCACGCGCTGGCTTCGATTTTATCATCGTCGATCTGGAGCACGGCGCCGGAGGAATACGTGATGCGCTTCACTGCATTCGAGCGATCGAAGCCGCCGGTTGCTCAACCGTCCTCCGTGTTCCTGATATTAGCCAGGCTTGGGCTAAGAAAGCGTTGGATCTCGGATCCGACGGCATTATGTTCCCGATGGTCGAAACCGGCAGATCTGCCGCCGAGGCTGTTTCGTTTTGTAAGTATCGTCCCGACGGTGTTCGCGGCTGTGCGTACTCTGTTGTGAGAGACTCCAACTTCGGATTTAACGAAGGGTATTTGGGTAATTACTCTGATAAGCTCTTCATCATGTGCCAG ATAGAATCAGAGGAAGGTGTGAAGAATGTGAATGAGATCGTAGCCGTTGATGGGATGGACTGTGTGATGATGGGGCCGAGAGACCTGAGTGCAAGCTTGGGGATACTTAACGATCCAGGGAACCCTAAGTTGAAGTCAGTCATGAAGGAGGCGGAGACGGCGGTTTTGGCATCTGATCCGGCGAATGGAGGAGCTTACTTGGCTGGGATGGCGACGGCTCAGGACAAAGCACTTGATCTCAAGGCACGTGGGTATCACGTGGTGCTCGGGTCAACTGATGTTTCACTGTACAAGAAGGCTGTGGTTGATGAGGTCAACGCCTTTAAGGCTTAG